Proteins encoded in a region of the Balneola sp. genome:
- a CDS encoding NADP-dependent malic enzyme, with translation MSSKDYAALSIEAHKKAKGKISIEPKLPLETKDDLSIAYTPGVAQPCREIAEDVEKAYDYTAKGNLVAVVSDGSAVLGLGNIGPEAALPVMEGKAVLFKKFANVDAVPIVLDTQDTEEIITAVKRISPTFGGINLEDISAPRCFEIEDRLKEELSIPVFHDDQHGTAIVTVAGMINACKLTNRNMKDLTVVINGAGAAGVAIVKLLFKAGVSEVMMCDSKGIIHDGRTDLNPVKMEMNKLTNCNNRTGNLKEAVVDADVFIGVSAPGVLTQEMIKTMAPDPIIFAMANPIPEIMPDEAKQAGAHIVATGRSDFPNQINNVLAFPGLFRGALDARISKLSTEMFLKVAEAIASSVENLSEEKIIPSPFEGHVPEKVAEAVRSFAD, from the coding sequence ATGTCTAGCAAAGACTATGCTGCTCTTTCTATAGAAGCACACAAGAAAGCAAAGGGTAAAATATCAATAGAACCAAAACTTCCCTTAGAAACAAAAGATGATTTAAGCATTGCATATACCCCTGGGGTAGCTCAGCCCTGTAGGGAAATAGCAGAGGACGTAGAAAAAGCGTACGATTATACGGCAAAAGGAAACCTGGTAGCCGTTGTAAGTGATGGCTCAGCCGTGCTTGGCCTCGGAAATATCGGTCCTGAAGCAGCACTACCAGTAATGGAAGGAAAAGCTGTTCTCTTCAAAAAATTTGCAAATGTAGATGCTGTTCCTATTGTATTGGATACTCAGGATACGGAGGAAATTATCACTGCGGTTAAAAGAATCTCACCCACATTTGGAGGTATAAATCTCGAGGATATTTCTGCACCTCGTTGTTTCGAAATTGAAGATCGGCTAAAGGAAGAGTTATCTATACCTGTGTTCCATGATGATCAACACGGAACAGCCATTGTAACCGTTGCGGGGATGATCAACGCGTGTAAGCTCACGAATCGAAATATGAAGGACCTCACGGTTGTAATTAATGGAGCGGGAGCTGCTGGGGTTGCAATCGTAAAGTTGCTATTCAAAGCTGGAGTAAGTGAGGTTATGATGTGTGATAGTAAAGGCATTATTCATGATGGCCGCACAGACCTGAATCCAGTAAAGATGGAGATGAACAAACTAACGAACTGCAATAACAGAACGGGCAACCTGAAAGAAGCCGTGGTCGACGCAGATGTGTTTATTGGGGTATCTGCTCCGGGAGTGTTAACCCAGGAAATGATTAAAACGATGGCTCCGGATCCAATCATCTTTGCTATGGCAAACCCTATTCCTGAAATTATGCCGGATGAGGCTAAGCAAGCGGGAGCTCATATTGTTGCTACTGGCCGGTCAGACTTTCCTAATCAGATTAATAATGTACTGGCTTTTCCAGGACTATTCAGAGGCGCCCTGGATGCAAGAATTAGTAAACTTTCAACGGAAATGTTCTTGAAAGTAGCTGAAGCAATAGCATCTTCCGTCGAAAATCTTTCCGAGGAAAAGATTATTCCAAGTCCGTTTGAAGGGCATGTGCCAGAAAAAGTAGCAGAAGCAGTAAGGAGCTTTGCTGACTAG
- a CDS encoding DUF2975 domain-containing protein, protein MKLKKDWSLAYFLYYMFRISFWIFAINISLQVLILPFIGIKESSSFTMSGVPVVLTVDALSGSPDLEENDISISISENIQSRIFVATQSKNNLWALFYYNMVMIFDWLVILIILYFISKVLKNVAQGSPFSKKNARYLFTVGLLMLLGSLLHMLSIYLPMPLLEGLVLSDGIRVKSIMIKEGNFMIGGFMSLVLGYVFKEGNRMYEEQKLTV, encoded by the coding sequence ATGAAACTTAAAAAAGATTGGTCGTTGGCCTATTTTCTATACTACATGTTCAGAATAAGCTTTTGGATTTTCGCTATAAATATATCCCTACAAGTTTTGATACTTCCCTTTATAGGGATAAAAGAAAGCTCTTCGTTTACAATGTCAGGTGTTCCAGTAGTACTTACTGTTGATGCTCTTTCAGGTTCTCCTGATTTAGAAGAAAATGATATTAGTATTTCTATAAGTGAGAATATTCAAAGCAGAATTTTTGTAGCAACTCAAAGTAAAAACAATCTTTGGGCTTTGTTCTATTACAATATGGTTATGATTTTTGACTGGCTAGTTATCCTGATCATATTATATTTTATTTCCAAAGTGCTAAAAAATGTTGCACAGGGCTCTCCTTTCAGTAAGAAAAATGCTCGTTATTTATTTACAGTAGGTTTGTTAATGTTGCTAGGTTCACTCCTTCATATGCTAAGTATATACCTACCCATGCCTTTGCTGGAAGGATTAGTTTTAAGTGATGGTATTAGAGTAAAATCAATAATGATAAAGGAGGGAAACTTTATGATTGGAGGTTTTATGAGCTTAGTACTTGGATATGTTTTCAAAGAGGGCAATAGGATGTATGAAGAACAAAAACTGACGGTGTAA
- a CDS encoding JAB domain-containing protein: MNFTIETFTPEDFLNRTVKEMRPDEQPREKLMQSGTISLSDAELLAILLRTGTKKLNVIETARALLDHFGGLHNLVKREWKELRVIPGIARVKAITLEAAFELARRIQVADLGEEIQVQTPEDVAAFFGPKIRHLAKEVFMVAFLNNRKVITGFQKISSGGSNATIVEPSEIMRQAIINQASSIILVHNHPSGHDRASQADINLTKRIIESGKLLGIPVDDHIIIAGYKYVSLRTLGHFN; this comes from the coding sequence ATGAATTTTACAATAGAAACTTTCACCCCAGAAGATTTTTTAAATCGAACAGTTAAAGAAATGAGGCCGGATGAACAGCCTCGAGAAAAGCTGATGCAAAGCGGAACCATATCCCTTTCTGATGCAGAATTGTTAGCCATTCTATTAAGAACGGGAACAAAGAAACTAAATGTCATCGAAACAGCTCGCGCCTTGCTCGATCACTTCGGAGGGTTGCACAATCTGGTAAAAAGAGAGTGGAAAGAATTGCGAGTGATTCCAGGTATTGCCCGGGTAAAGGCGATAACACTTGAAGCCGCATTTGAGCTGGCTCGAAGAATCCAGGTAGCTGATTTGGGAGAAGAAATTCAGGTGCAAACTCCAGAAGATGTAGCCGCATTCTTTGGACCTAAAATTCGCCACTTGGCCAAGGAAGTATTTATGGTGGCTTTCCTAAATAACCGAAAAGTGATTACCGGTTTTCAGAAAATCAGCTCTGGGGGAAGCAATGCAACCATTGTAGAACCTTCCGAAATCATGAGGCAGGCAATCATAAATCAAGCAAGTTCCATTATTCTTGTTCATAACCATCCTTCCGGTCATGACAGGGCTTCACAAGCTGATATTAATCTTACAAAGAGGATCATAGAGTCAGGGAAGTTACTGGGAATTCCTGTTGATGATCATATTATTATTGCTGGTTATAAATACGTCTCATTACGTACCCTGGGGCATTTCAATTAA
- a CDS encoding AMP nucleosidase — protein sequence MSDSMRLIHSSFSSPEELDKATEKACDLMEEIYEGGMYPKMIVHREYSEYNPNIKGELAQPKAFRWYLKREIKRLIDKKADIEIKASRPIIALNDPKLMDHADEEEWDFTKKKMFLFSPERTDISLDRLSHYTGTDPCDFQRYILFTNYAMHVEVFLEKYPDCIKPARDGVQMPAYHHKLADNKGLTLINIGVGPSNAKTITDHVCVLRPDAMIMVGHCGGLRNHQEIGDFVLASSYFRDDRILDDLFPVGNPVIPNYLLNLYLKEALDAHNLNHRIGTVFTTGNRNWEFSVKHTVRQIHQSRSLAIDMESATVATNGFRYRVPHATLLCVSDKPLHGKPKLSEAAQTFYQNSKELHLQIVIETIDLVKANYPNGLPNSSIRAFNEPLMEGGE from the coding sequence ATGTCCGATTCAATGAGATTAATTCATTCCAGTTTTTCTTCCCCCGAGGAACTTGATAAAGCTACGGAAAAAGCCTGCGATCTAATGGAAGAAATTTATGAAGGCGGGATGTACCCGAAGATGATTGTACATAGAGAGTATTCTGAGTACAATCCGAATATAAAAGGAGAGCTCGCACAACCGAAAGCATTTCGCTGGTATTTAAAAAGGGAAATAAAACGCCTGATAGATAAAAAAGCGGATATCGAGATAAAAGCCTCTCGACCAATAATTGCCCTCAACGATCCAAAGCTAATGGATCATGCCGATGAGGAAGAATGGGATTTCACAAAAAAGAAGATGTTTCTCTTTTCTCCTGAACGAACAGATATCTCCCTGGATCGGCTTTCCCACTATACCGGAACAGACCCGTGTGATTTCCAGCGGTATATTTTGTTTACCAACTACGCGATGCACGTTGAAGTTTTTTTAGAGAAGTACCCTGATTGTATTAAGCCAGCAAGAGATGGGGTTCAGATGCCCGCATACCATCACAAGCTTGCGGATAATAAAGGGCTCACGTTAATAAATATTGGAGTAGGCCCGTCAAATGCAAAAACGATTACCGATCATGTATGTGTACTTCGTCCTGATGCAATGATTATGGTAGGCCACTGTGGAGGTTTGCGAAATCATCAGGAGATTGGTGATTTTGTACTGGCCAGTAGTTATTTCAGAGATGATCGTATTCTCGATGACCTGTTTCCTGTTGGCAATCCGGTCATCCCAAACTATTTACTAAATCTATATCTCAAAGAAGCGCTTGATGCTCATAATCTAAACCATCGTATCGGGACGGTATTTACTACAGGAAATAGGAATTGGGAGTTTTCAGTGAAGCATACGGTTCGGCAAATCCATCAAAGTCGAAGCCTTGCTATAGATATGGAATCAGCAACAGTAGCGACTAATGGATTTAGATACCGGGTACCTCATGCTACGCTACTTTGCGTAAGTGATAAACCCCTTCATGGTAAGCCAAAGCTCTCAGAAGCTGCACAAACTTTTTATCAAAACTCGAAGGAGCTTCACCTTCAAATCGTAATTGAAACGATTGATCTGGTTAAGGCCAATTATCCAAATGGGTTGCCTAACTCAAGTATAAGGGCTTTCAATGAGCCATTGATGGAAGGTGGAGAATAA
- the topA gene encoding type I DNA topoisomerase, which yields MKSLVIVESPTKTKTISKYLPKGYEVDSSMGHIRDLPASAKLIPAKYKKESWATLGINPDDRYYAIYVTPPDKKKIVKRLKDKLKGVDELILATDEDREGEAISWHLLEVLKPKVPVKRMVFREITKEAVQNALENTRDIDMNLVFAQETRRILDRLAGYTVSPLLWKKISPGLSAGRVQSVAVEFLVERERERMKFRSGTYYDLQAMLQKSGENDEFKADLTHLNGTRIASGKDFDENTGKLKKPDSVVLLDEDKASTLVDDLKSANWTVTNVEVNTQKRNPSAPFITSTLQQEANRKLGMSARDTMSVAQKLYEKGFITYMRTDSTRLSSQAIEAAREGILEQYGEEYLFERVRNYTAKGKTAQEAHEAIRPSGSRFILPEKSGLKDRELKLYDMIWKRTIATQMAEAELEFTGVTITATNNDTSADFRASGKKILFPGFFRAYVEGSDDPEAALENQENFLPELKENDSTELQDLKFNSHETKPPARFTEATLVKELEKSGVGRPSTYAAVISTIQDRGYARLDGKALVPTFTAFAVTSLLEEHFPDLVNSAFTSALEDKLDGVANGTEDPVKYLDDYYKGENGLKAKVEKQEDKIDPQKAKLLDLPLDGLQGIQVAVGRFGPYAKMQKDGEEVSTSLPLDLDPSDITVEKLEQLIKLSEEEDKPLGVHPEEGLPVFLLSGRYGPYVQLGEVTEENKKPKRVSLLKGMTPEDMDFETAIKLLQLPRTLGEHPEDGKVVKAGVGRFGPFVVHDGKFKSIPKTGNVLEIQLGEAIELLNQKTAPRKSSELKDLGKHPDTELPIKVMDGRYGPYIKHGKKNIGLPKDTDPEKFTLGDAIDLIAAKG from the coding sequence ATGAAAAGTCTCGTAATTGTAGAGTCTCCCACAAAGACTAAAACGATCAGCAAATACCTCCCAAAAGGTTATGAGGTTGACTCTTCTATGGGACATATACGCGACTTACCTGCATCTGCCAAACTTATCCCCGCAAAGTATAAGAAGGAATCGTGGGCAACATTGGGGATCAATCCAGACGATCGATATTATGCTATTTATGTTACCCCACCGGATAAGAAAAAAATCGTCAAACGACTTAAGGACAAACTTAAAGGAGTAGATGAGCTAATTCTTGCTACGGACGAGGATCGTGAGGGGGAAGCTATTTCCTGGCATTTACTGGAGGTCTTAAAACCGAAAGTTCCTGTAAAGCGAATGGTCTTCAGAGAAATCACTAAAGAGGCTGTTCAAAATGCATTAGAAAATACCCGGGACATCGATATGAATCTGGTATTTGCACAAGAAACGCGCCGGATTCTGGATCGTCTTGCTGGATATACCGTTTCTCCGCTGTTATGGAAAAAAATCTCTCCGGGTCTTTCGGCAGGCAGAGTTCAATCGGTAGCTGTAGAATTTTTAGTGGAACGGGAAAGGGAACGCATGAAATTCAGAAGCGGAACCTATTATGATCTTCAGGCAATGCTTCAGAAGTCAGGGGAGAACGATGAGTTTAAAGCAGACCTGACACACCTTAACGGTACCCGAATTGCAAGTGGCAAAGACTTTGATGAAAACACCGGAAAACTAAAGAAGCCGGATTCTGTGGTTCTTCTGGATGAAGATAAAGCGAGCACTCTTGTTGATGATTTAAAATCAGCTAATTGGACTGTTACCAATGTTGAAGTAAATACTCAAAAACGAAATCCATCTGCTCCGTTTATTACTTCTACGCTTCAGCAGGAGGCGAATAGAAAGCTAGGGATGTCTGCCAGAGACACCATGAGTGTCGCCCAAAAGCTGTATGAAAAAGGCTTCATCACCTACATGAGGACAGACTCAACGCGTTTATCTTCTCAGGCTATTGAAGCTGCTCGTGAGGGAATCCTGGAGCAGTACGGTGAAGAATATTTATTTGAACGAGTTCGAAATTATACCGCTAAAGGTAAAACGGCTCAAGAGGCTCATGAAGCTATTCGTCCTTCTGGTTCGAGATTCATACTTCCTGAAAAGTCCGGACTCAAAGATCGAGAGCTTAAGCTGTACGATATGATCTGGAAGCGAACCATCGCTACTCAGATGGCTGAAGCTGAGCTTGAGTTTACCGGTGTTACCATTACTGCAACAAACAATGATACTTCGGCCGATTTCCGCGCAAGCGGCAAAAAAATCCTCTTCCCAGGATTTTTCAGAGCCTATGTTGAAGGGAGTGATGATCCTGAGGCGGCTCTAGAAAACCAGGAAAATTTCCTGCCTGAGTTAAAGGAAAATGACTCTACTGAACTACAAGATTTAAAGTTCAATTCTCACGAAACCAAACCACCAGCCCGCTTCACCGAGGCAACACTAGTAAAAGAGCTTGAAAAAAGTGGAGTCGGTCGTCCTAGTACCTATGCCGCTGTAATTTCTACCATCCAGGATCGAGGTTATGCCCGACTTGATGGAAAAGCATTAGTACCAACGTTCACTGCTTTTGCAGTTACTTCACTATTGGAAGAGCACTTCCCTGATTTAGTAAATAGTGCCTTTACTTCTGCTCTTGAGGATAAACTAGACGGTGTTGCAAACGGTACAGAAGACCCGGTAAAATACCTTGATGATTACTATAAAGGAGAAAACGGGTTAAAGGCCAAGGTGGAGAAACAAGAAGACAAAATTGATCCTCAAAAGGCAAAGCTACTCGACTTACCTCTCGATGGACTCCAAGGTATACAGGTTGCGGTAGGTCGATTTGGCCCTTATGCAAAGATGCAAAAAGATGGCGAAGAAGTATCTACTTCTCTACCCCTTGATCTTGACCCAAGCGACATCACCGTTGAAAAATTGGAGCAACTTATAAAGCTTTCGGAGGAGGAGGACAAACCTCTAGGAGTTCATCCAGAAGAAGGCCTTCCTGTATTTTTACTTTCTGGCAGATATGGTCCTTATGTTCAGCTTGGCGAAGTAACTGAGGAAAATAAAAAGCCCAAGAGAGTTTCTTTATTAAAGGGAATGACTCCTGAGGACATGGATTTCGAAACTGCAATAAAATTACTTCAGCTTCCAAGAACACTTGGAGAACACCCTGAAGACGGTAAGGTGGTTAAAGCAGGAGTGGGTCGTTTTGGACCTTTTGTAGTTCATGATGGAAAGTTCAAATCCATTCCCAAGACTGGTAATGTTCTTGAGATACAGTTGGGCGAAGCTATAGAACTCCTAAACCAAAAAACTGCTCCTCGAAAAAGCTCTGAGCTTAAAGATCTTGGTAAGCATCCTGATACTGAACTTCCCATTAAAGTAATGGATGGACGATACGGCCCCTATATCAAACACGGTAAAAAGAACATTGGACTGCCCAAAGATACAGATCCGGAAAAGTTCACTCTTGGAGACGCTATTGATTTGATTGCAGCCAAAGGCTAA
- a CDS encoding four helix bundle protein — MKENIILIKTYDFAVRTVGLYNHLCKTRRNFEIAKQVLRSGTSIGANSEEAVGAQSKKDFIHKLSIAYKEARETKYWLRLLRDTQCLELRIAESMLKDIEEILAILGKIKITSYKNS; from the coding sequence ATGAAGGAGAATATTATTCTTATCAAGACCTATGATTTTGCGGTTCGAACAGTAGGCTTATATAACCATCTTTGTAAAACGAGGAGAAATTTTGAGATAGCTAAGCAAGTGCTCAGGAGTGGTACCTCAATTGGTGCTAACTCTGAAGAGGCAGTTGGGGCACAATCAAAGAAAGATTTTATTCATAAACTCAGCATTGCATATAAAGAAGCCAGAGAAACAAAATATTGGTTAAGGTTGCTGCGAGATACGCAATGCCTAGAACTTAGAATTGCAGAATCGATGTTGAAAGACATAGAAGAGATTTTGGCAATACTGGGTAAAATCAAAATTACATCATATAAGAATTCATAA
- a CDS encoding DUF899 domain-containing protein, protein MIKTGEKIDITFSFKVVQNGEEKEVLFSDLLDKKTIVSVYMKNNTPSCDNQVVDLANHIDWFNENGFNVIAISKDGCRGHMNYAKKHGINFTLASDPDYKFSEATNSIIEKKMYGKTYEGPSRSAFVIDTDGTILATVEKIDTKAHAEELKALVSGL, encoded by the coding sequence ATGATCAAGACAGGAGAAAAAATCGACATCACCTTTTCTTTTAAAGTGGTTCAGAACGGCGAGGAAAAAGAAGTCCTCTTTAGCGACTTGTTGGATAAAAAGACCATCGTTTCGGTATATATGAAGAACAACACCCCAAGCTGTGATAACCAGGTAGTAGATTTAGCTAACCATATAGACTGGTTCAATGAAAATGGATTTAACGTAATCGCTATCAGTAAAGATGGATGCCGTGGGCATATGAACTATGCCAAAAAACATGGAATAAATTTTACGTTGGCCTCAGATCCCGATTATAAATTCTCGGAAGCCACTAATTCTATTATTGAAAAGAAGATGTATGGCAAGACTTATGAGGGACCTTCACGATCAGCCTTTGTTATTGATACAGATGGTACTATTTTGGCAACCGTTGAAAAAATTGATACAAAAGCCCATGCCGAAGAGCTGAAAGCTTTAGTAAGCGGCTTATAA
- a CDS encoding OsmC family peroxiredoxin encodes MKSHNYQATITWTGNTGSGTASYRDYERSHNIQAGGKPVIESSSDPSFRGDSSKYNPEELFLASLSSCHMLWFLHLCSVEGIIVTGYKDKASGIMTEEKGGSGKFTRVTLHPSVTVLEERMRAKLDSIHHEANKKCFIANSCNFPILHQAQSRVAD; translated from the coding sequence ATGAAATCTCATAACTATCAAGCAACAATTACCTGGACAGGAAATACAGGGTCCGGAACTGCTTCTTACCGGGATTATGAGCGTTCTCACAACATTCAGGCTGGAGGTAAGCCGGTTATCGAAAGCTCCTCTGACCCTTCGTTTCGTGGAGATAGTTCAAAATATAATCCCGAAGAGCTATTTCTTGCCTCGTTATCATCATGCCATATGCTTTGGTTCTTACACCTCTGCTCGGTAGAGGGAATTATAGTAACGGGATATAAAGATAAAGCTTCCGGAATTATGACTGAGGAGAAAGGTGGAAGTGGAAAATTTACCCGCGTAACACTTCACCCTTCAGTCACTGTTTTAGAGGAACGAATGAGAGCCAAACTAGATTCCATCCATCACGAGGCAAACAAGAAATGCTTCATTGCAAACTCCTGCAACTTTCCAATACTGCACCAGGCACAATCAAGAGTTGCAGACTAA
- a CDS encoding M1 family peptidase, with protein sequence MKKITLFILTTFLVHAMSYAQLRDYWQQEVDYTMQIDVDTEKHQLKGSQTLVYTNNSPDELTRVYYHLYFNAFQPGSMMDVRSRTIADPDGRVGDRIVNLPEDEIGYHNILSLTQNGRAVEFEVDGTILVVELHTPIASGASVTFEMEFESQVPRQVRRSGWMNAEGVEFSMSQWYPKMAAYDYRGWHPNPYIGREFHGTFGDFDVKITIDNDYVIGGSGILQNPNEIGHGYEDEGVTVRHNSDRITYHFVAEDVLDFFWGADPDFIHTQAQVPNGPKLHFFYQQPVIDIEASDEENAQYKKNWEELPELTVKAFEYANKHFGEYPYPQFSTVQGGDGGMEYPMGTLITGGRNLGSLVGVTVHEMYHSWYQNVLATNEALYAWMDEGFTVFASSETMAHLFEREGNPHANSYRSYRFLATSGNEEPLTTHADHFNINQAYGIASYSKGSVFLNQLSYIIGDEAFRKGMLTYHDQWKLKNPTDLDFIRVMEKESGMILDWYYEYFVQTTKTVDYEITSVTGDETNTKVELTRKGLMPMPMDIMVEYNDGSKEMFYIPLRLMRGEKPLENEMERTTIEDWPWVNPSYTFDIPTSNFNIKRIVIDPSERLADVDLSNNSYERESED encoded by the coding sequence ATGAAAAAAATAACCCTGTTCATCCTAACTACTTTCCTTGTTCATGCAATGTCTTACGCTCAATTAAGAGATTATTGGCAACAGGAGGTCGATTATACCATGCAAATAGATGTAGACACTGAGAAACATCAACTCAAGGGGTCCCAAACACTGGTTTATACCAACAACTCTCCCGATGAATTAACCCGGGTATATTATCACCTGTACTTCAATGCTTTCCAACCAGGAAGTATGATGGATGTAAGATCCCGGACTATTGCCGATCCGGATGGTCGTGTCGGAGACAGGATTGTTAATCTTCCTGAAGATGAGATTGGATATCACAATATCCTTTCACTAACCCAAAATGGTAGAGCGGTTGAATTTGAAGTTGATGGAACCATTTTAGTCGTAGAACTGCACACTCCTATTGCCTCAGGAGCTTCTGTTACTTTTGAAATGGAATTTGAAAGCCAGGTTCCTCGCCAGGTACGTCGTTCAGGTTGGATGAATGCTGAAGGGGTAGAGTTCTCGATGAGCCAGTGGTACCCAAAAATGGCGGCCTATGACTATAGAGGCTGGCACCCAAATCCTTATATCGGAAGGGAATTTCATGGTACTTTTGGTGATTTCGATGTCAAAATTACTATTGATAACGATTATGTAATTGGGGGATCGGGCATTCTTCAAAACCCTAATGAAATTGGCCATGGATATGAAGATGAAGGTGTTACTGTTAGACACAATTCCGATCGAATTACCTATCACTTTGTAGCCGAAGATGTGCTGGATTTCTTCTGGGGTGCAGACCCTGACTTTATTCACACTCAGGCACAGGTTCCTAACGGACCAAAGCTGCACTTTTTCTATCAGCAGCCAGTAATTGATATTGAAGCTTCTGATGAAGAAAATGCTCAGTACAAGAAAAACTGGGAGGAGCTTCCTGAGTTGACCGTTAAAGCATTTGAATACGCCAACAAGCATTTTGGTGAATATCCTTATCCTCAATTTTCTACAGTACAGGGAGGCGATGGAGGAATGGAATATCCAATGGGTACGCTCATTACAGGTGGTAGAAATCTTGGAAGTTTAGTTGGAGTAACAGTTCATGAGATGTACCACAGCTGGTATCAAAATGTGTTAGCAACAAATGAAGCGTTATATGCCTGGATGGATGAAGGCTTCACAGTTTTCGCTTCTTCTGAAACGATGGCGCACTTATTTGAGCGAGAAGGAAACCCACATGCAAATTCCTACCGAAGCTATAGATTTCTTGCTACTTCGGGGAATGAAGAGCCACTTACCACCCATGCTGATCACTTTAACATTAACCAGGCGTATGGGATAGCATCATACTCCAAAGGCTCTGTGTTCTTAAATCAGCTCAGCTATATCATTGGTGATGAGGCTTTTAGGAAAGGGATGTTGACTTATCACGACCAATGGAAGCTCAAAAACCCAACAGACTTAGACTTTATCAGGGTAATGGAAAAAGAATCAGGAATGATTCTGGACTGGTATTATGAGTACTTCGTTCAAACTACCAAGACCGTGGATTACGAGATTACATCTGTTACTGGTGATGAAACCAATACTAAGGTGGAATTAACCAGAAAAGGGTTAATGCCTATGCCAATGGATATTATGGTTGAGTATAATGACGGATCAAAAGAAATGTTCTATATCCCTCTTAGATTGATGAGAGGAGAAAAACCGTTGGAAAATGAAATGGAAAGAACCACAATAGAAGATTGGCCGTGGGTAAATCCATCGTATACATTTGATATCCCTACTTCAAATTTCAATATCAAACGAATTGTAATAGATCCGTCCGAACGATTAGCGGATGTAGATCTAAGCAACAATTCTTATGAACGAGAATCTGAGGACTAA
- a CDS encoding NUDIX hydrolase, with the protein MADSSFNYTIEAWNTTSERVEYTTNIFKVLKRDMVIPSENHKATFSVLEAPDWINVIALTPENDIVLVEQYRYGIEKPTLELPGGVCDGNEDPKTTCMRELAEETGYSSDEWIYLGNVSSNPAMQTNYTHTYLARNCNKTSTQKLDGNERINVHVLPLEQFLGMIGNGEIKHSLMVAAIGKFLLSEFYVT; encoded by the coding sequence ATGGCTGACTCCTCATTTAATTATACCATTGAAGCCTGGAATACTACCAGCGAGCGTGTCGAATATACGACGAATATATTCAAGGTATTAAAGCGGGATATGGTCATCCCTTCAGAAAATCATAAAGCTACTTTCTCTGTTCTTGAAGCTCCTGACTGGATTAATGTAATTGCCCTTACTCCTGAGAACGATATCGTTTTGGTTGAGCAATACCGGTATGGCATCGAAAAGCCAACACTTGAACTGCCGGGTGGTGTTTGTGATGGTAATGAAGATCCCAAAACAACGTGCATGCGAGAACTTGCCGAAGAAACGGGCTATTCCTCTGATGAATGGATTTATCTTGGTAATGTTAGTTCCAATCCTGCTATGCAAACAAATTACACACATACCTATCTGGCTCGAAACTGTAACAAGACCTCTACTCAAAAACTGGATGGAAACGAACGTATTAATGTTCATGTGCTTCCTTTGGAACAATTTCTAGGCATGATTGGAAATGGAGAAATCAAACATTCCCTGATGGTAGCTGCAATTGGGAAGTTTCTCTTGAGCGAGTTTTATGTTACTTAA
- a CDS encoding transcriptional regulator, producing the protein MAIVVNLDVMLAKRKMSLTELSEKVGLTMSNLSILKTGKAKAIRFSTLEAICDVLDCQPGDILEFNKD; encoded by the coding sequence ATGGCTATTGTAGTAAATCTTGATGTAATGTTAGCCAAGCGAAAAATGAGTCTAACCGAGTTATCCGAGAAAGTTGGACTGACCATGAGCAATCTCTCTATCCTTAAAACCGGGAAGGCTAAAGCGATTCGTTTTTCAACGCTGGAAGCAATTTGCGATGTGTTAGATTGCCAGCCCGGAGATATTCTTGAATTCAATAAGGATTAA